The following DNA comes from Acidobacteriota bacterium.
CAAAGTGACCCTGACTTTTAAGAAAACCAAAGGCATGGAAAAAGGCACGTACAAAGGCAAAATCATGATTGAAACCAACGACCCCGATTCACCAATGATTGAAGTGCCCATTCAGGGCGAATTCAATTAAACAGCCCGGTCAGATAAAAACAAGCGGCGCGAGTAATCATTGACGAGAATTCATCAATGATTACCCGCGCTGCTTGTTTTTTTTAACCATCCCGAAGTTGATGAGCCTATGAATTTTGCGCCAGGCGCGCCAACATGGAATAAATTGCCTCGCCGGTTTCGTCGGCTTCGGGATGCCATTCCACACCGAGCATATTTTTTGATTCAATGGCTTCGATGATGCCATCTGTGGAACGCGCCACAACGCGGAAATCCGCAGCCACTTGATTGACCGCCTGATGATGACGCGAGGCTACGATTGCCTTACGACCGAGCGCCGAAAAGAGCGATGAAGGTTCAGCTATTTTAATTTCATGCAAGGTTGCCTGATTGCTGTCACCGTGGTCGATGGCGTCAAGATGCGCCGCATAAATATCCTGATAGAGGCTGCCGCCAAAATGGACATTCATCAACTGCATGCCATAACAGACCCCAAGCACAGGCTTTGCTTGTTGCGCGAATATATCCAGCAACCGCCTTTCCCATTCGAGTCTTTCAATAGATTCCAGCGACGTTCGCTCGCTCAATGTTTCGCCGTAAAGTTCCGGTGGAATATCATCGCCGCCGGAAATCACCAGCGCATCACAAATTCCTAAGACCGCCTGGGGCGCAATTTCCGTCGACAGCAAAATCGGATGCCCGCCCGCTTGTTGAATGGCTTGCGAATAGGCGCGACGAATGTATAGATAATCGTGCCCCGCGCGAATTTTTTTTCCGTGGTCGAGACTCACAGTAATACCAATGACCGGCGCTTTGTTCATAACAATATAAAATTTACCACAGCGACACTGAGAAGAAAGGGAGAGAGAGCGCAAGAAAGGGAGAAGGGGAGAGAGAGAAAGAAGGGGAGAAGGGGAGAAAGGGAGAAGGGGTGATGGAATTTGTTTGGCGCTTATTTAAGTAGGCAGGAAAAACTTCTTTGACAAAAACTATTGGAATTTCTTAGGAAATTCGCGGTTTCGTGTCAAAGAACTTTTTCGGTTCTACTTAGCTCGCTGCATCGAATGCATTATTTCGAGATTTAGAAAAATTCAGACTGCAAGAAAAATCTCCCCCTCTCCCCTTCTCCCTTTCTCCCCTTCTTCTTCCGGGTTCAGCTAACTTTCAAAACTTTCGCGCCGCGAATCTTTTTCAGCTTGAGTTCAATCAATGCTTGATTAGCTTCGGCTAAGGCGTATTCTTGAATTTCCGGTTTAATTTGCATGGCGGCGGCGAGTTGCAGAAATTCGCTCACGTCGCGACGCGCCACATTCGCCACGCTTTTAATCTCTTTTTCCATCCACAGGTGCGTCGGGTAATCCAATTTGAGCAGCGCGTCTTTATCGCCTTCCTCTTTACGAATGGCGTTAATCACCAATCGACCGTCGGGCGCGAGATTTTCCAGGGCTTTCACAACCGGAAACCATGCAGGAGTGGTATCAATGATGGCAGGCAATTTTTCGGGCGCGGCATCTGCCGTATCGCCCGCCCAGATTGCGCCCAACTGTTTTGCAAACTCGCGTTCTTCGGCGCTGCGGGCGAAAACGAAAACCGGCGAGTTCGGATACTGAAATCGCGCCAGCTTTAAGACCAGATGCGCCGACGCACCAAATCCCGTGAG
Coding sequences within:
- a CDS encoding gamma-glutamyl-gamma-aminobutyrate hydrolase family protein (Members of this family of hydrolases with an active site Cys residue belong to MEROPS family C26.) yields the protein MNKAPVIGITVSLDHGKKIRAGHDYLYIRRAYSQAIQQAGGHPILLSTEIAPQAVLGICDALVISGGDDIPPELYGETLSERTSLESIERLEWERRLLDIFAQQAKPVLGVCYGMQLMNVHFGGSLYQDIYAAHLDAIDHGDSNQATLHEIKIAEPSSLFSALGRKAIVASRHHQAVNQVAADFRVVARSTDGIIEAIESKNMLGVEWHPEADETGEAIYSMLARLAQNS